In Desulfovibrio litoralis DSM 11393, one DNA window encodes the following:
- a CDS encoding ArnT family glycosyltransferase gives MQTEISPLLYRQLGFWAKLWYTKPDLLAIFILGTLFVLRLSFILFGGLGLFSDEFLYWNLSRHNSLSYYDQGPLVAWLIAFWRNLFGETEFSVRFGAVFISTLTQFTLYLGLSRQFKNYNLALSVLLFSGLTPLFIFSGMIVSPNSLLFLSWTMALFSLDLAIEKKDELAPLIVLATAMAFGILSHYFMLAFFVVAWIYSLILYKLRLLPLHYFSRVMSALICGTALGLLPIMIWNAENNWITLKHLETLIGVYENNSNFINFIDFFNFLVGQTLIILPWFFALVFFGFYLAYQHLKAAYIRVCGLEDLGLSTDFSQPFTNDEALNLRLKALFASAWLPLFFSFLIWSFFNIEINIFSAGLSYIGGLVLAALGLIEILKRFPLKASLSYKIYLQNQNKNPNMQKTNCNKKTKLLKNLVFPVFYLSLTILFVGHFPSLFKQVSSLSFFSVSLKTLGIEKNLNLPNSASFKALSAHLEEIRSQMPDPEKVFFFSDSAELSSGLSFYLYDNPRVYVLKTGKDKELLTQYDFWEDPNNVLNNFSTAKPNFLKKKKELSEQEKLDAENMAQYSPRYGWSAIYLGFQQSPEREAEVENILSGMFKNSQKEFFEIETKNNSKTKLLIIQLDDFNGKWNKPSF, from the coding sequence ATGCAAACAGAAATTTCGCCTCTTCTTTATCGTCAACTGGGTTTTTGGGCTAAACTTTGGTATACTAAACCAGATCTTTTGGCGATTTTTATCCTTGGAACATTATTTGTTCTACGCCTGAGCTTTATCTTATTTGGCGGTTTGGGACTTTTTTCCGATGAATTTTTATATTGGAATTTATCTCGCCACAACAGCCTTTCTTATTATGACCAAGGTCCTTTGGTCGCTTGGTTAATTGCTTTTTGGCGTAATCTTTTTGGTGAAACCGAATTTTCCGTGCGTTTCGGAGCGGTTTTTATTTCTACTTTAACTCAATTTACGCTATATTTGGGTTTAAGCCGACAATTTAAAAATTATAATCTGGCTCTAAGCGTTCTTTTATTTTCCGGGTTGACCCCGCTATTTATTTTTTCGGGTATGATTGTTTCGCCAAACTCTCTTTTGTTTTTATCTTGGACAATGGCGTTATTTTCTCTTGATTTGGCGATAGAAAAAAAAGATGAGCTTGCCCCTTTGATTGTTTTGGCAACAGCCATGGCGTTTGGAATTTTAAGCCATTATTTTATGCTTGCTTTTTTTGTGGTGGCTTGGATTTATTCTTTGATTTTATATAAACTGCGTTTACTTCCCTTACATTATTTTTCTCGGGTCATGTCAGCCTTAATTTGTGGAACGGCTTTGGGGCTTTTGCCTATAATGATCTGGAACGCCGAAAATAATTGGATTACTTTAAAGCATCTTGAAACTTTAATCGGCGTTTATGAAAACAACTCGAACTTTATTAATTTTATCGACTTTTTTAATTTTTTAGTCGGACAAACACTTATTATTCTTCCTTGGTTTTTTGCACTTGTGTTTTTTGGTTTTTATTTGGCGTATCAACATTTAAAAGCTGCGTATATCAGGGTTTGCGGGCTGGAAGATTTAGGGTTGTCTACAGATTTTTCACAACCTTTTACAAACGACGAAGCCTTGAATTTAAGGCTTAAAGCCTTGTTTGCTTCTGCGTGGTTACCATTATTTTTCAGCTTTTTAATTTGGAGCTTTTTTAATATTGAAATAAATATTTTTAGTGCGGGTCTAAGCTATATTGGTGGATTGGTTTTAGCGGCTTTGGGCTTGATTGAAATTTTAAAACGTTTTCCGCTTAAAGCCTCGCTGAGTTATAAAATATACCTGCAAAACCAAAATAAAAATCCAAATATGCAAAAAACAAATTGCAACAAAAAAACAAAGTTGTTGAAAAATCTTGTTTTCCCTGTGTTTTATTTGAGTTTAACTATTCTTTTTGTCGGACATTTTCCCTCGTTGTTTAAACAGGTTTCGAGTTTATCGTTTTTTTCGGTTTCGCTTAAAACTTTGGGTATAGAGAAAAACTTAAATTTGCCAAATTCCGCTTCATTTAAAGCGTTATCTGCCCACCTCGAAGAGATTCGCAGTCAAATGCCCGACCCTGAAAAGGTATTCTTTTTTTCCGATTCAGCGGAACTGAGTTCGGGTTTAAGTTTTTATCTGTACGATAATCCAAGGGTTTATGTTTTAAAAACGGGCAAGGATAAAGAGCTTCTTACTCAATATGATTTTTGGGAAGATCCCAATAACGTCTTAAATAATTTCAGCACAGCAAAACCAAACTTTCTCAAAAAGAAAAAAGAGTTGAGCGAACAAGAAAAACTTGACGCTGAAAATATGGCTCAATACAGTCCTCGCTATGGTTGGAGTGCTATTTATCTTGGTTTTCAACAAAGTCCAGAGCGTGAAGCTGAAGTTGAAAACATATTGAGCGGAATGTTTAAGAACAGCCAAAAAGAATTTTTTGAGATTGAAACAAAAAATAACAGCAAAACTAAGTTGCTAATAATACAGTTGGACGATTTTAACGGAAAGTGGAACAAGCCAAGCTTTTAA
- a CDS encoding IS1595-like element ISDli1 family transposase: protein MTMKNKYIFRSKISEAKLRQIVKLFCIDLNATQISQVVELNRNTINRLLLGIRERIAEFCEEQSPVSGEVEVDESYFGARRIKGQRGRGARGKTIVFGLFKRNGRVYTEIVPDCSRSTLQGIIRGKISLDSVIHSDGWRGYNGLVDLGYLKHFRVQHGANEFANKDSHINGIESFWGYAKTRLVRFRGLQKHTFYFHLKECEFRFNYRQEDTYKLILKFLKNKPLF, encoded by the coding sequence ATGACAATGAAAAACAAGTATATTTTTCGTTCAAAAATTTCAGAGGCAAAATTACGCCAAATAGTAAAACTTTTTTGTATTGATTTAAATGCAACCCAAATATCGCAAGTTGTTGAATTAAATAGAAATACAATAAATCGTTTATTGTTAGGCATAAGAGAACGCATTGCTGAATTTTGTGAGGAACAATCTCCAGTTTCTGGAGAAGTAGAGGTTGATGAAAGCTACTTCGGAGCCCGTCGCATAAAAGGGCAACGAGGTAGAGGAGCTAGAGGGAAAACTATTGTTTTTGGGCTATTTAAGCGTAATGGCAGGGTTTATACAGAGATAGTCCCTGACTGTTCCAGAAGCACATTACAAGGTATTATTCGTGGAAAAATAAGCCTTGATAGCGTCATACACTCTGACGGCTGGAGAGGCTACAATGGCTTAGTTGATCTTGGTTATCTTAAACATTTTCGGGTTCAACATGGTGCTAACGAATTTGCTAATAAAGATAGTCATATCAATGGGATTGAAAGTTTTTGGGGTTATGCAAAAACTCGCCTTGTACGCTTTAGAGGGTTACAAAAACACACCTTTTACTTCCACTTGAAAGAATGTGAATTTAGGTTTAATTATAGACAAGAAGACACCTATAAATTAATTCTTAAATTTCTCAAAAATAAACCGCTGTTCTAG
- a CDS encoding MerR family transcriptional regulator: MKYFIGEFATLVSLSAHTLRYYEKEQLLIVERDTGGRRYYTEKDVTWILFIKKLKETGMSIKEIKKGQD; the protein is encoded by the coding sequence ATGAAATATTTTATTGGTGAGTTTGCTACCCTTGTAAGCTTAAGTGCACACACGTTGCGTTATTATGAAAAAGAACAACTGTTGATTGTTGAACGTGATACGGGTGGGCGGCGTTATTATACCGAAAAAGATGTTACATGGATTTTATTTATTAAAAAATTAAAAGAAACAGGTATGTCCATTAAAGAAATAAAAAAGGGTCAAGACTAG
- a CDS encoding carboxymuconolactone decarboxylase family protein codes for MSDTRYTRGLKKLLEIDGEGGEKVISSLENIAPDLGKYIIEFAFGDIYSRETLSLKEREFITLSSLLTVGGCEAQLEVHINAALNVQITPQEIIEIFLQCIPYTGFPKVLNAVFVAKKVFSQRTIL; via the coding sequence ATGTCAGATACACGCTATACAAGAGGGCTAAAAAAACTGTTAGAGATCGATGGTGAAGGCGGGGAAAAAGTAATTTCGTCTTTAGAAAACATTGCACCAGATTTAGGTAAATACATTATTGAATTTGCATTTGGTGATATTTATTCCAGAGAAACATTAAGCCTTAAAGAAAGAGAGTTCATAACTTTAAGTAGCTTATTAACAGTTGGTGGGTGTGAAGCTCAGCTCGAAGTACATATAAATGCTGCGTTAAATGTTCAGATCACGCCACAAGAAATTATTGAAATCTTTTTACAATGTATTCCATATACAGGGTTTCCCAAAGTACTTAATGCCGTGTTTGTAGCAAAAAAAGTATTTTCCCAACGGACAATACTTTAA
- a CDS encoding YggT family protein has translation MFAIGNIVKGIAVVLDWVTTLYLWIVIISALISWLNPDPYNPIVRTLRSLTEPVYYRIRSALPFVYSYGLDLSPIVVILALKFLDYAVIQNLYQFAARLNNTPF, from the coding sequence ATGTTCGCAATAGGTAATATAGTAAAAGGCATTGCCGTTGTTTTAGATTGGGTAACTACTTTATATTTATGGATTGTAATTATTTCTGCGTTAATTTCTTGGCTTAACCCTGATCCATATAACCCTATAGTGCGAACTTTGCGTTCTTTAACCGAGCCGGTTTATTACCGTATTCGCAGTGCTTTGCCTTTTGTTTATAGCTATGGGTTAGATCTTTCACCGATTGTGGTAATTTTAGCACTTAAATTTTTAGACTATGCTGTAATACAAAACTTATATCAATTTGCAGCACGTCTTAACAATACACCTTTTTAA
- a CDS encoding DivIVA domain-containing protein translates to MAVSRIDILNHEFTRSLRGYNPEEVDNFLHDVADTLGRLADEKVVLSARVVQIEAKLAEFEQQEAALRNTLIATQRMTEDLKTSAQREAQLIIDAARARADNLLQQAHQRLGHIFDEISEAKKLKSQFEISLRSIIESHLRMLDMQKESEARLDAGVARLGLAQRYTPLNQRANYSSQQNQINDKNSDKSSENLQAQTIDDSDDNIENNTTQNNITENINTQSVNNQTPHNLQPQNNEVIPDNNIVKDNTTLNFNANSHEHERLKDLSPEHQEDLLILEKLQGPFELKIK, encoded by the coding sequence ATGGCTGTCAGTCGCATAGATATTTTAAACCATGAATTTACTCGCAGTTTACGCGGGTATAACCCTGAGGAAGTAGATAATTTCCTGCATGACGTAGCAGACACCTTAGGACGCTTGGCAGATGAAAAAGTTGTTTTATCTGCTCGAGTGGTACAAATTGAAGCAAAGTTGGCAGAGTTTGAACAACAAGAAGCGGCTTTGCGTAATACCCTTATTGCTACCCAACGCATGACCGAAGATCTAAAAACAAGCGCCCAAAGAGAAGCACAGCTTATTATTGATGCTGCTCGGGCCAGAGCCGATAACTTGTTGCAACAAGCACATCAAAGACTCGGGCATATTTTTGATGAAATCAGCGAAGCCAAGAAACTCAAATCACAATTTGAAATCAGCTTGCGTTCGATTATTGAAAGCCATTTAAGAATGCTCGATATGCAAAAAGAAAGCGAAGCTCGCCTTGACGCCGGCGTAGCTCGCCTTGGGCTTGCTCAACGCTATACCCCCCTCAATCAGCGGGCAAATTATTCGTCTCAACAAAATCAAATTAACGATAAAAATAGCGATAAAAGCTCGGAAAATCTACAAGCTCAAACAATAGACGATAGCGATGACAATATTGAAAACAACACAACTCAAAACAATATAACGGAAAATATAAATACCCAGAGCGTCAACAATCAGACCCCACACAATCTACAGCCTCAAAATAACGAAGTTATACCTGATAATAATATTGTAAAAGACAATACAACCTTAAACTTTAACGCAAACTCGCATGAACATGAAAGACTTAAAGATCTAAGCCCCGAACACCAAGAAGACTTATTGATCTTAGAAAAATTGCAAGGACCTTTTGAATTAAAAATAAAATAA
- a CDS encoding DUF167 domain-containing protein: protein MQTKKTDTENKLEKNQQIIKNNKPGDKQQPEWLKENNENSFDILVWVQPNAKKNAVVGCYEGRLKIRLTAQAVDNKANKALLVYLAKLLKLKAQQLEIQSGETARQKRIRIEAKLAPLWENLVSLHMINEKEI, encoded by the coding sequence GTGCAAACCAAGAAAACTGACACCGAAAACAAGCTTGAAAAAAATCAACAAATAATAAAAAATAATAAGCCAGGAGACAAACAACAACCCGAATGGTTAAAAGAAAACAACGAAAACAGCTTTGATATCTTGGTTTGGGTTCAGCCAAATGCAAAAAAAAATGCTGTAGTCGGTTGTTACGAAGGGCGTTTAAAAATAAGATTAACGGCTCAGGCAGTTGACAACAAGGCAAATAAAGCATTACTTGTATATTTAGCCAAGCTATTAAAACTAAAAGCTCAACAACTGGAAATTCAAAGCGGTGAAACCGCACGTCAAAAACGTATTCGCATTGAGGCAAAACTTGCACCACTTTGGGAAAATTTAGTAAGTTTGCATATGATTAATGAAAAAGAAATTTGA
- a CDS encoding DUF465 domain-containing protein, whose product MDLKDRELLEKVSKIDPEVKSLWDDHVIYEKKLQVLEAKPFLSPQEELDLKSLKKQKLDGKTRLVALLNKHKQTGV is encoded by the coding sequence ATGGACTTAAAAGATCGTGAACTACTCGAAAAAGTTTCAAAAATAGACCCGGAAGTCAAAAGCCTGTGGGACGACCACGTTATCTATGAAAAAAAGCTTCAAGTGCTTGAAGCAAAACCTTTTCTCAGCCCTCAAGAAGAGCTTGACCTTAAAAGTCTGAAAAAACAAAAGCTGGATGGCAAAACCCGCTTGGTTGCTCTTTTAAATAAACATAAACAAACTGGAGTTTAA